The Xanthomonas sp. CFBP 8443 genome has a window encoding:
- a CDS encoding LysR family transcriptional regulator: MDRFDSLHLFTRIVELGSFSQAAAALDIPRATATYAIKALEARLGTRLLDRTTRTVRPTLDGQAFYARCVHVLSELDDAEASLRQVASNPRGVLRVDMHGTHATRIVLPRIDEFRTRYPGIELVVSSGDRLVDLVREGVDCVIRAGTPRDSSLVARRLAIMPQVVCASPDYLARFGTPRHPDDLAAHQVVKFFSSGGATDNTLDLRVGGQVRAFALDGWMSVNDAENNVICALRGCGLIQLPRFHVEDELRDGRLVEVLADWPSPDFPLSAMYPQHRQLSPRVRVFVDWLSKLYAEKFGHPGE; encoded by the coding sequence ATGGACCGCTTCGACTCGCTGCACCTGTTCACCCGCATCGTGGAGCTGGGCAGCTTCAGCCAAGCCGCGGCGGCGTTGGACATTCCCCGCGCCACCGCCACCTACGCGATCAAGGCGCTGGAAGCCCGGCTCGGCACCCGCCTGCTCGACCGCACCACGCGCACCGTGCGCCCGACCTTGGACGGCCAGGCGTTCTACGCGCGCTGCGTGCACGTGCTCAGCGAGCTGGACGACGCCGAAGCCTCGTTGCGCCAGGTCGCGTCCAATCCGCGCGGCGTCCTGCGCGTGGACATGCACGGCACGCACGCGACGCGGATCGTGCTGCCGCGCATCGACGAATTCCGGACGCGCTATCCCGGCATCGAGCTGGTCGTCAGCAGCGGCGACCGGCTGGTCGATCTGGTCCGCGAAGGCGTGGATTGCGTGATCCGCGCAGGCACCCCGCGCGACTCCTCGCTGGTGGCGCGGCGGTTGGCGATCATGCCGCAGGTGGTCTGCGCCAGCCCGGACTATCTCGCCCGCTTCGGCACGCCGCGCCATCCCGACGACCTTGCCGCGCATCAAGTGGTGAAGTTCTTCTCGAGCGGCGGCGCCACCGACAACACCCTGGACCTGCGCGTCGGCGGCCAGGTGCGTGCGTTCGCGCTCGACGGGTGGATGTCGGTCAACGATGCCGAGAACAACGTCATCTGCGCGCTGCGCGGCTGCGGCTTGATCCAGCTGCCGCGCTTCCATGTCGAAGACGAGTTGCGGGACGGACGCCTGGTCGAAGTGCTGGCCGACTGGCCGAGCCCGGACTTCCCGCTGTCGGCGATGTATCCGCAGCACCGCCAGCTGTCGCCGCGGGTTCGCGTGTTCGTCGATTGGCTGAGCAAGCTGTACGCAGAGAAGTTCGGACATCCGGGGGAGTGA
- a CDS encoding type II CAAX endopeptidase family protein — protein MQGRETSSAGWGELLVVVAIAFGLPIYWSFSAVLAAEVDASFSEASLWSMVFYELLVMAVLGPALWLRGWSAQALGLHWQRRDIWQALGLLIVCIAACYPLSLLGAFMAEGVNPSMDAMVASNLSLAAIVAISLVNPVFEEVFVCAYVIRALERRHSRAFAVNVSTAIRASYHLYQGPIGAISLVVVGLILGWWFARTGRLWPAIIAHGLMDLLALMVYA, from the coding sequence ATGCAAGGACGCGAAACGTCATCTGCCGGATGGGGCGAGTTGCTGGTCGTCGTGGCGATCGCGTTCGGGCTCCCCATCTACTGGAGCTTTTCGGCGGTGCTGGCGGCCGAGGTCGATGCGTCTTTCTCGGAAGCCAGCCTGTGGTCGATGGTCTTCTATGAGCTGCTGGTCATGGCGGTGCTTGGTCCGGCGCTGTGGCTGCGTGGATGGAGTGCGCAGGCATTGGGTCTCCATTGGCAGAGGCGGGACATCTGGCAAGCACTGGGACTGCTGATCGTATGCATCGCGGCGTGCTATCCGTTGAGCTTGCTCGGGGCGTTCATGGCCGAGGGCGTGAATCCCTCCATGGATGCCATGGTCGCCAGCAACCTGTCGCTGGCCGCGATCGTGGCGATCTCGTTGGTCAATCCCGTTTTCGAGGAAGTGTTCGTCTGCGCGTATGTGATACGCGCGTTGGAGCGACGGCATAGCCGCGCGTTCGCGGTGAACGTCAGTACGGCGATCCGAGCCTCGTATCACTTGTACCAAGGCCCCATCGGCGCAATTTCATTGGTCGTGGTGGGGCTGATCCTCGGATGGTGGTTCGCACGCACAGGCCGGCTCTGGCCCGCGATCATCGCCCACGGCTTGATGGACCTGCTCGCGCTGATGGTTTATGCCTAG
- a CDS encoding TonB-dependent siderophore receptor, whose amino-acid sequence MSLRPRPNRLPLAIAFALGLASQSAAAQDAETDPVTLDQISVYGRVTSDTTLQIPQTVDVIDRAMIEATGSETVGDALRFVPGASRDGSTLDAFGDTYLIRGFAANQTVNGMTANALRQARDAVAIERIEVLKGPASVLYGQLQPGAVVNIVTKQPESVWGFEGAVKYARFDDWRATVDLTGPLSADGSVRFRVTGAFDDSKSFVDFWNRQHQFIAPSLAIDLGERTTVTLEAFHTRNRIEGFFNGVPAEGTVLANPNGPLPRSLSLVDPTFDPSVRSNTDVSARLEHRFSDSVRYRAAISWTREEVDEENIFGVLGWDEPQRTLTRAVLDGQSAGEAWSAHNDLAWQTSTGAITHEFVAGGDYTRFKRHNANTTGLADSLDLYAPVYQFDRRPEVVPLPSRSSTSEEAIRTLGLFAQDRIGLTDTLRAVVGARWSTYRQDTASLTGRGGSGSFKQKQDAWTSQLGLLYTPHENLALFANRTTSFLPVSGLTASGTPLEPETGVQYEVGAKSSFWNGRLVATGALFRLEREHVAVSDRDNPSSLAAIGKQRSEGVDLSARLAMQGWTVQTGYAYTRAKTVEDTNATLVGAPIRNVPRHSFVLQSDYRFSEGVLSGLRLGASSTYTGTRTGDVDGSFELPSYWRTDLSMDYEISRQLTMGMRIDNVADKRGYTHAFSTFEVWPDIPRTASFTVSYRY is encoded by the coding sequence ATGTCCTTGCGTCCCCGTCCCAACCGCCTGCCTCTGGCCATCGCGTTTGCATTGGGCCTGGCGAGCCAGTCGGCGGCCGCACAGGACGCGGAAACCGATCCGGTCACGCTGGACCAGATCTCCGTCTACGGGCGCGTGACCAGCGACACGACGCTGCAGATTCCGCAGACCGTGGACGTGATCGATCGCGCCATGATCGAGGCGACCGGAAGCGAAACCGTGGGCGATGCGCTGCGCTTCGTGCCGGGCGCCTCGCGCGACGGCTCCACGCTCGATGCGTTCGGCGACACCTACCTGATCCGCGGCTTCGCGGCCAACCAGACCGTCAACGGCATGACCGCCAACGCCTTGCGCCAGGCACGCGACGCGGTCGCCATCGAACGCATCGAAGTGCTCAAGGGACCGGCCTCGGTCCTGTACGGGCAGCTGCAGCCGGGCGCCGTGGTCAACATCGTCACCAAGCAGCCGGAAAGCGTCTGGGGCTTCGAGGGCGCGGTGAAGTACGCGCGTTTCGACGACTGGCGCGCCACCGTGGATCTCACAGGCCCGCTGTCCGCCGACGGCTCCGTGCGCTTCCGCGTCACCGGCGCCTTCGACGACAGCAAGTCGTTCGTGGATTTCTGGAACCGGCAGCACCAGTTCATCGCGCCGTCGCTGGCTATCGATCTGGGCGAACGCACCACCGTGACGCTGGAGGCGTTCCACACCCGCAACCGCATCGAAGGCTTCTTCAACGGCGTGCCTGCCGAAGGCACCGTGCTGGCGAACCCGAACGGCCCGCTGCCGCGTTCGCTCAGCCTGGTCGATCCCACGTTCGATCCGTCCGTGCGCAGCAATACCGACGTCAGCGCGCGCCTGGAGCATCGCTTCAGCGACAGCGTCCGCTACCGCGCCGCGATCTCGTGGACGCGGGAAGAGGTCGACGAAGAGAACATCTTCGGCGTGCTCGGCTGGGACGAGCCGCAACGCACGCTGACCCGCGCGGTGCTCGATGGACAGAGTGCCGGCGAAGCATGGTCGGCGCACAACGACCTCGCCTGGCAGACCAGCACCGGCGCGATCACCCACGAGTTCGTGGCCGGCGGCGACTACACGCGCTTCAAACGCCACAACGCCAACACCACCGGGCTGGCCGACAGCCTAGACCTTTACGCGCCGGTCTACCAGTTCGACCGTAGGCCCGAGGTCGTCCCGCTCCCCTCGCGCAGCAGCACCAGCGAGGAAGCCATCCGCACCCTCGGCCTGTTCGCGCAGGACCGCATCGGCCTGACCGACACGTTGCGGGCGGTAGTGGGCGCGCGCTGGTCCACGTATCGGCAGGACACCGCCTCGCTGACGGGCCGGGGCGGCAGCGGCAGCTTCAAGCAGAAGCAGGACGCCTGGACCAGCCAGTTGGGCCTGCTCTACACGCCGCACGAGAACCTGGCCCTGTTCGCGAACCGCACCACCTCGTTCCTGCCGGTGTCCGGGCTGACCGCGAGCGGCACGCCGCTGGAGCCGGAAACCGGCGTGCAGTACGAAGTCGGCGCAAAGTCCTCGTTCTGGAATGGGCGGCTGGTGGCGACGGGCGCGTTGTTCCGGCTCGAACGCGAGCACGTGGCGGTCTCCGATCGCGACAATCCCAGCTCGCTCGCCGCCATCGGCAAGCAGCGCTCGGAAGGCGTCGACCTCTCCGCGCGGCTGGCCATGCAGGGCTGGACCGTGCAGACCGGCTACGCCTACACGCGCGCCAAGACGGTGGAAGACACCAACGCCACCCTGGTCGGCGCGCCCATCCGCAACGTGCCCAGGCACAGCTTCGTGCTGCAGAGCGACTACCGCTTCAGCGAGGGCGTCCTGAGCGGCCTGCGCCTCGGTGCGTCCTCCACCTACACCGGCACCCGCACCGGCGACGTGGACGGCAGCTTCGAACTGCCGTCGTACTGGCGCACGGACCTGTCGATGGACTACGAGATCAGTCGCCAGCTCACGATGGGCATGCGCATCGACAACGTGGCCGACAAGCGCGGCTACACCCACGCCTTCAGCACCTTCGAAGTCTGGCCGGACATCCCGCGCACCGCCAGCTTCACGGTGTCCTACCGCTACTAG
- a CDS encoding DUF4124 domain-containing protein, with protein sequence MLALPASAQSAYKCKDPKLGTVYQSVPCANGTEQKRWETAASAAPAGGQGPQRASQPPAGQNGQQAPSGSGQEPSFGASLISSVRAPGPEACTRARHVRDSARNDPAMKDDRDFMQAVEKAVTQACK encoded by the coding sequence ATGCTGGCGCTGCCGGCGTCGGCCCAGTCGGCCTACAAATGCAAGGATCCCAAGCTCGGGACGGTGTACCAGTCCGTGCCCTGCGCGAACGGCACCGAGCAGAAGCGATGGGAGACCGCGGCGTCCGCTGCGCCTGCCGGCGGCCAAGGCCCGCAACGGGCATCGCAACCGCCTGCCGGCCAGAACGGCCAACAGGCGCCTTCCGGCAGCGGCCAGGAGCCCAGCTTCGGCGCGAGCCTGATCAGCTCGGTGCGCGCGCCGGGTCCGGAAGCCTGCACGCGCGCCAGGCACGTGCGCGACAGCGCCCGCAACGACCCGGCCATGAAAGACGATCGCGATTTCATGCAGGCGGTCGAGAAAGCCGTGACCCAAGCCTGCAAGTGA
- a CDS encoding ThuA domain-containing protein: protein MHPLAFPLVTLLAGVVAAAPAPTPTPTPERMLIFSKTAGFRHESIPTAVATLRQLASEEGLVADHSEDANDFTAANLARYRVVVFASTTGEILDPAQQRAFEGFVHNGGGFVGVHSAADTGYTWPWYGRLVGAWFKGHPPGLQSTRVQPERDGRPDGASWPIRDEIYDYRSNPRAQVQVIATVDEGLYEGGSMGADHPIAWCHGFDGGRAWYTGLGHDAAVYADPNFLAQLRQGVRYAAGQAAPC from the coding sequence ATGCACCCGCTCGCCTTCCCGCTCGTCACCCTGCTCGCCGGCGTCGTCGCCGCCGCACCCGCGCCGACGCCGACGCCGACGCCGGAACGCATGCTGATCTTCAGCAAGACCGCCGGCTTCCGTCACGAGTCGATTCCCACCGCGGTAGCGACGCTGCGCCAGCTGGCGAGCGAAGAGGGCTTGGTCGCCGACCACAGCGAGGACGCGAACGACTTCACCGCAGCCAACCTGGCCCGCTATCGCGTGGTGGTCTTCGCCAGCACCACCGGCGAGATCCTCGACCCGGCGCAGCAGCGCGCCTTCGAAGGCTTCGTGCACAACGGCGGCGGCTTCGTCGGCGTGCACTCGGCCGCCGACACCGGCTACACCTGGCCGTGGTACGGGCGCCTGGTCGGCGCATGGTTCAAGGGCCATCCGCCCGGACTGCAATCCACCCGCGTGCAACCCGAGCGCGACGGCCGCCCCGACGGCGCGTCCTGGCCGATCCGCGACGAGATCTACGACTACCGCAGCAACCCGCGCGCCCAGGTGCAGGTCATCGCCACTGTGGACGAAGGCCTGTACGAAGGCGGCAGCATGGGCGCGGACCACCCCATCGCCTGGTGCCACGGCTTCGACGGCGGCCGTGCCTGGTACACCGGCCTGGGTCACGACGCGGCGGTGTACGCCGACCCGAATTTCCTGGCGCAGCTGCGGCAGGGCGTGCGCTATGCGGCCGGCCAGGCAGCGCCGTGCTGA
- a CDS encoding lysophospholipid acyltransferase family protein, which yields MPPAHPRPASRSLLASVRSVARLAIFVFISAILLPPQWLLMRFTRGRIAFVLPRLWFACLRTLLGIRVERVGVPRSGGGTLFVGNHLSHFDIVVLGSLLHARFIAKNDMERWPGMRHLGALAQTVFISRRRTDAAHVAAAVAAQIRPDHDVVLFAEGTTSSGERVAPFKSSLFSLFLGGDADTRPWTLQPFTLDLLSVDGRSLAHGGERDAYAFYGTMQAGTHVARFLRLSGAVVRVTFHAPIAIGHDADRKALARQVHAIVASALVAGQAPDAPPG from the coding sequence ATGCCTCCTGCCCACCCGCGGCCAGCGTCGCGCTCCCTTCTCGCCAGCGTGCGCAGCGTCGCCAGGCTCGCCATCTTCGTGTTCATCAGCGCGATCCTGCTGCCGCCGCAATGGCTGCTGATGCGCTTCACCCGCGGACGCATCGCCTTCGTGCTGCCGCGACTGTGGTTCGCCTGCCTGCGCACGCTGCTGGGCATCCGCGTCGAGCGCGTCGGCGTCCCCCGCAGCGGCGGCGGCACGCTGTTCGTCGGCAACCATCTCTCGCATTTCGACATCGTGGTGCTGGGCAGCTTGCTGCACGCACGCTTCATCGCCAAGAACGACATGGAGCGCTGGCCGGGAATGCGGCATCTCGGCGCACTGGCGCAGACCGTGTTCATCAGCCGCCGCCGGACCGACGCCGCCCATGTGGCCGCGGCCGTCGCCGCGCAGATCCGCCCCGACCATGACGTGGTGCTGTTCGCCGAAGGCACCACCTCCTCCGGCGAGCGCGTGGCCCCGTTCAAGTCGAGCCTGTTCTCGCTGTTCCTGGGTGGTGACGCCGACACCCGGCCATGGACGCTGCAACCGTTCACCCTGGACCTGCTGTCCGTCGACGGCCGCAGCCTGGCGCACGGCGGCGAGCGCGACGCCTACGCGTTCTACGGCACGATGCAGGCCGGCACCCACGTCGCACGCTTCCTGCGCCTGTCCGGCGCCGTGGTGCGGGTGACCTTCCACGCGCCGATCGCGATCGGCCACGACGCGGACCGCAAGGCGCTGGCGCGGCAGGTGCATGCGATCGTGGCGTCGGCGCTGGTTGCCGGCCAGGCGCCAGACGCGCCGCCAGGCTGA
- a CDS encoding TonB-dependent siderophore receptor, producing the protein MSVFHLRGAAVRLSVLSVGLSIALSAAAQPDAGADPTTLDAINVKAERERSYTVEQTAAATRLSLTPQQTPQSISVVTAQRIEDQHLTSVRDVLDNVTGVSSNAYDTERVLFYARGFPVENMAYDGVPVAPGLNSGSADASLDTAIYERIEVLRGASGLLTGAGSPSATINFVRKRADSRTLQAETSLSAGSWDTWRGTADVAAPLAADGSVRGRVVGAYEQGDSYLDRYSKEKTVLYGVVDADLGAATTLSVGYDYQKNRPQGVTWGTYPVFYDDGSFLEWPRGFSSAADWTFWNTTTATAFADLKHTFGNGWLLRALASHRATDGDMALFYVYGFPNRVSGETVEPSAYRSRDRGLQNMVDVYASGPFRAWGREHELVLGLSGSRYSKRSWVNATEALAPVGDFLQWDGRYPFPQFAADADKATDIRTDQQGAYAAARLSLAEPLTLIVGARYSRWKNDTDDLYSGVFRHDHRKTVPYAGLVYAITPVYSAFVSYTEIFDPQDNRRRDGSFLDPVLGSSREIGIKGRHFDGRLNTALVLFDTRQDNVAEAEVGQTLPDGLTQAFVAVDGTRSRGFELEASGELSEGWSASFGWSHFELEGPDGADLRTALPRTLVRVFTTYRLPGAWNRLTVGGGANWQSASHAAVDGPDGPQRVDQASVTLLGAMARYDVNAQASLQLNASNLLDRKYFVLDEYSNLYYAAGRSATLSFSYRF; encoded by the coding sequence ATGTCCGTTTTCCATCTTCGCGGCGCTGCCGTGCGCCTGAGCGTGTTGTCGGTCGGCCTGTCCATCGCGCTGTCGGCCGCGGCGCAGCCGGACGCCGGCGCCGATCCGACCACGCTGGACGCGATCAACGTCAAGGCCGAACGCGAACGGTCGTACACGGTCGAGCAGACCGCGGCGGCGACGCGCCTGTCGCTGACGCCGCAGCAGACGCCGCAGTCGATCAGCGTGGTCACTGCGCAGCGGATCGAAGACCAGCACCTGACCTCGGTACGCGATGTGCTCGACAACGTCACCGGCGTGTCGTCCAACGCCTACGACACCGAGCGCGTGCTGTTCTATGCGCGCGGATTTCCGGTGGAGAACATGGCCTACGACGGCGTGCCGGTGGCGCCCGGGCTGAATTCCGGATCGGCCGACGCCAGCCTGGACACCGCCATCTATGAGCGCATCGAAGTGTTGCGCGGGGCCAGCGGCCTGCTCACCGGTGCGGGCAGCCCGTCGGCGACGATCAACTTCGTGCGCAAGCGCGCCGACAGCCGCACGCTGCAGGCCGAGACATCGTTGAGCGCGGGGTCGTGGGACACCTGGCGCGGCACCGCCGATGTCGCCGCGCCGCTGGCGGCCGACGGCAGCGTGCGCGGCCGCGTGGTCGGCGCCTACGAGCAGGGCGATTCCTACCTGGACCGCTACAGCAAGGAGAAGACCGTGCTGTACGGCGTGGTCGATGCCGACCTCGGCGCCGCCACCACGTTGAGCGTGGGCTACGACTACCAGAAGAACCGGCCGCAGGGCGTGACCTGGGGCACCTACCCGGTGTTCTACGACGATGGCAGTTTCCTGGAATGGCCGCGCGGTTTCAGCAGCGCCGCGGACTGGACCTTCTGGAACACCACCACCGCCACCGCCTTCGCCGATCTCAAGCACACGTTCGGCAATGGTTGGTTGCTGCGCGCGCTGGCCAGCCACCGCGCCACCGACGGCGACATGGCGCTGTTCTACGTCTACGGGTTCCCGAACCGCGTCAGCGGCGAGACCGTGGAGCCGTCCGCCTACCGCAGCCGCGACCGCGGCCTGCAGAACATGGTGGACGTGTACGCATCCGGGCCGTTCCGCGCGTGGGGCCGCGAGCACGAGCTGGTGCTGGGCCTGAGCGGTTCGCGCTACAGCAAGCGCTCATGGGTGAACGCCACCGAGGCGCTGGCGCCGGTCGGCGATTTCCTGCAGTGGGACGGCCGCTATCCGTTTCCGCAGTTCGCCGCCGATGCCGACAAGGCCACCGACATCCGCACCGACCAGCAGGGCGCCTACGCCGCCGCGCGCCTGTCGCTGGCCGAGCCATTGACGCTGATCGTCGGCGCCCGCTACAGCCGCTGGAAGAACGACACCGACGACCTCTACAGCGGCGTGTTCCGCCACGACCACCGCAAGACCGTGCCCTATGCCGGGCTGGTCTATGCGATCACCCCGGTGTATTCGGCGTTCGTCAGCTACACCGAGATCTTCGATCCGCAGGACAACCGGCGCCGCGACGGCAGCTTCCTCGATCCGGTACTCGGCAGCAGCCGCGAGATCGGGATCAAGGGCCGCCATTTCGACGGCCGCCTCAACACCGCGCTGGTGCTGTTCGACACCCGCCAGGACAACGTGGCCGAGGCCGAGGTCGGGCAGACCCTGCCCGACGGCCTGACCCAGGCCTTCGTGGCGGTGGACGGCACGCGCTCGCGCGGCTTCGAGCTGGAAGCGTCGGGCGAACTGAGCGAAGGCTGGAGCGCGTCGTTCGGTTGGTCGCATTTCGAACTGGAAGGCCCGGACGGCGCCGACCTGCGCACCGCGCTGCCGCGCACGCTGGTGCGCGTGTTCACCACCTATCGGCTGCCCGGCGCATGGAACCGGCTCACCGTGGGCGGCGGCGCCAACTGGCAGTCCGCCAGCCACGCCGCGGTGGACGGCCCCGACGGCCCGCAGCGTGTGGACCAGGCCTCGGTGACCCTGCTCGGTGCGATGGCACGCTACGACGTCAACGCGCAGGCGTCGCTGCAGCTCAACGCGAGCAACCTGCTGGATCGCAAGTACTTCGTGCTGGACGAGTACAGCAACCTGTACTACGCCGCCGGGCGCAGCGCGACGCTGAGCTTCAGCTACAGGTTCTGA
- a CDS encoding DUF1428 domain-containing protein, which produces MSYVDGFVLAVPTANKEKFLEHARVDSVFIEHGALRVLECWGDDVPHGQQTDFFRAVEAKDDETVVFSWIEWPDKATRDAGMKKMMEDPRMDPAVNPMPFDGKRMIYGGFVPVLELKK; this is translated from the coding sequence ATGTCGTATGTCGATGGTTTCGTACTGGCGGTGCCCACCGCCAACAAGGAGAAGTTCCTGGAACACGCCCGCGTCGATTCGGTGTTCATCGAGCACGGCGCGCTGCGCGTACTCGAATGCTGGGGCGACGATGTGCCGCACGGCCAGCAGACCGACTTCTTCCGCGCAGTGGAGGCCAAGGACGACGAGACGGTGGTGTTCTCGTGGATCGAGTGGCCGGACAAAGCCACCCGCGACGCCGGCATGAAGAAGATGATGGAGGACCCCCGCATGGATCCGGCGGTCAACCCGATGCCGTTCGACGGCAAGCGCATGATCTACGGCGGCTTCGTGCCGGTGCTGGAATTGAAGAAATAA
- a CDS encoding exodeoxyribonuclease III, whose protein sequence is MKTLKIATYNVNGIRSRLPQLLEWLRREAPDIVGLQELKSVDAGFPIDEIHAAGYGALWLGQSAWNGVAILAKGSDPVESRRGLPGDARDTQSRYLEAMAHGVLVGCLYLPNGNPRPGPKFDYKLDWFARLQRHAQQLVALPHPVALIGDFNVVPTDEDIYDPKSWRRDALLQPESRQAYAELLAQGWTDSLRKVHGDARIYTFWDYFRQHWQRNAGLRIDHLLLNPPLAARLRDAGVDRWVRDLPHASDHAPTWVTLKALAQRDDAVTPGADATSRSAKTGRIAKAVEAAKSDESTQADKPTRSAKARKTAEPSASSKPTKTASATRAGGAAESTKTTRATKATKATKPTKPTKPTKPTKPPKPAPSPRPANAVKPAAPTRAAKKPAKAAKRTRPAKPS, encoded by the coding sequence ATGAAGACGCTCAAGATCGCCACCTACAACGTCAACGGCATCCGCAGCCGCCTGCCGCAGTTGCTGGAGTGGCTGCGGCGCGAGGCGCCGGACATCGTCGGGCTGCAGGAGCTCAAGAGCGTGGATGCGGGCTTCCCGATCGACGAGATCCATGCCGCCGGCTACGGCGCACTGTGGCTGGGGCAATCGGCATGGAACGGGGTGGCGATCCTGGCCAAGGGCAGCGATCCGGTGGAAAGCCGGCGCGGCCTGCCGGGAGATGCGCGCGATACGCAGAGCCGCTACCTGGAGGCGATGGCGCATGGGGTGCTGGTCGGCTGCCTGTACCTGCCCAACGGCAATCCGCGTCCGGGGCCGAAGTTCGACTACAAACTGGACTGGTTCGCGCGGCTGCAGCGGCATGCGCAGCAACTGGTCGCGCTGCCGCATCCGGTGGCCTTGATCGGCGATTTCAACGTGGTGCCGACCGACGAGGACATCTACGATCCCAAGTCGTGGCGGCGCGACGCGCTGCTGCAGCCGGAGAGCCGCCAGGCCTATGCGGAACTGCTCGCGCAGGGCTGGACCGACAGTCTGCGCAAGGTGCATGGCGATGCGCGGATCTACACGTTCTGGGACTATTTCCGCCAGCACTGGCAACGCAACGCTGGGCTGCGTATCGATCACCTGCTGCTGAATCCGCCGCTGGCCGCGCGCCTGCGCGACGCCGGCGTGGACCGCTGGGTACGCGACCTGCCGCATGCCAGCGATCATGCGCCGACCTGGGTCACGCTGAAGGCGCTGGCGCAGCGCGACGACGCTGTCACGCCGGGCGCCGATGCGACAAGCCGCTCGGCGAAAACCGGCAGGATCGCGAAGGCCGTGGAGGCCGCGAAGTCGGACGAGTCAACGCAGGCCGACAAGCCAACGCGGTCTGCGAAAGCGAGGAAAACGGCCGAACCGAGCGCATCGAGCAAGCCGACGAAAACGGCCAGCGCGACCAGGGCAGGTGGAGCTGCCGAGTCGACCAAGACAACCCGGGCGACCAAGGCGACCAAGGCGACCAAACCGACAAAACCGACAAAACCGACAAAACCGACAAAACCGCCCAAGCCAGCGCCGTCGCCCAGGCCCGCCAACGCCGTCAAGCCCGCTGCACCGACCAGGGCGGCGAAGAAACCGGCCAAGGCCGCCAAGCGAACCAGGCCGGCCAAGCCTTCCTGA
- a CDS encoding DUF4126 domain-containing protein, translating to MSLLVVALLIGIVAGLRAMTAPAVVSWAASLGVLPLVGTPLAFLGWRFTPWIVSLLAIGELVTDQLPGTPSRKVPVQFGTRIAMGALCGAAVGMAGGLWVAAMVAGALGAVLGTLGGAAARAAMARRFGRDLPAALLEDAAAIALGVLAMALLR from the coding sequence ATGAGCCTGCTCGTCGTCGCGCTGTTGATCGGGATCGTCGCGGGCCTGCGCGCCATGACCGCGCCGGCGGTGGTCAGTTGGGCCGCCAGCCTGGGCGTGCTGCCGCTGGTCGGGACGCCGCTGGCGTTCCTGGGGTGGCGCTTCACACCGTGGATCGTGTCGCTGCTGGCCATCGGCGAACTCGTCACCGATCAGTTGCCGGGCACGCCCAGCCGCAAGGTGCCGGTGCAGTTCGGCACGCGCATCGCGATGGGCGCGCTGTGCGGCGCGGCGGTGGGCATGGCGGGCGGGTTGTGGGTGGCGGCGATGGTCGCCGGCGCGCTGGGCGCGGTGCTCGGCACGCTCGGCGGTGCGGCGGCGCGCGCGGCGATGGCGCGACGCTTCGGTCGCGACCTGCCGGCCGCGCTGCTCGAGGATGCGGCGGCGATCGCGCTGGGCGTGCTGGCGATGGCGCTGCTGCGATGA